GGGGGCACATGCACGGCACACACGATATATCATATACTACTCCAATATCATatcatataaatataataaGCGGCTCACAGTGAGCCGCGCGCTTATCCCCTCATATCCTAATTGGGTTGCAATAATCAGTTCTTGTGCGATCGTTCGTTGCAAGTAGCAATTCGTCAGCTCTGCTCCAACTTCCATTGATTTGtcactttgtttttttctctgcaTCGTCGTCGTACCTAGCACTAGCACTGGACGAAGCTAGTTTAAGCTAGCTCGCGGccgggctcgtcgtcgtcgtcgccggccatgaaaggcggcggaggcggattgTGGCGGCCGCGGGTGGAGTCACGGGGGACGTTCAGGCGGCGGCTGCTGACCGTCACCGCCGGCTGCTTCCTCTTCttcatcgtcttcctcctctcctcccgccaCGACGCCATTGTTCTCCTCGACACCCGTCGTCAGTGCCACTGCCTGCAACTACTTTGCACTTGCACTAGTTGagttctcttctccctcccgcaCGGCACCATGATCTCACAGTGTTCCGGCCATGACGTCATGCAGTGGGAGTGGGACGTCCCACGGCGGCGTCGttgcgctcgccggcggcggccgacacCCTGCCGGACGCCGGCTCAGCTGGTCGCCGGAATCATGaggctccctcctcgccggccttTTCTTCAGGGGTTAGAGAAACGGTGACCGGGGTGgagacgaacgacgacggcgccgagaGAGGGGCGGAGCCGGCGGAGCGCGACaacgccgcgccggccgccgcggcagccATCTCCGGCGGCGATCAAGAAGCACAACCAGGTTCGTCTTCCACAACCGCGCACCGACACTATCTACAGTAGTTGACAAGTGCACGGACTCCAAATTTGACCTGCAATTCTGCAAACCGTGGATGCGGCGCACTTACAGGTACAGCAGCCGTGGATGCGGCGCCGGGCCACGACAAATCCTTgcggaccgccgccgccaccggaacGTCTCCTCCACGGCACGAACAACCAGGTGTGTAATACTACTACACCGTAGTAATAACTACTCTGAAATTGAGTCATGCTCGGTAGTAAATTCCAGGAGGAGAGAATACAATTCCAATCCGGATGCACGTTTGTGTGTGCAGTTTAGTATAGGAATCCTATTTAATGCATATACACTATCAAaataaggttgtgtttagttccacgctaaaattagaagttcgattaaaattgaaagtttgaagaaaaaagttgaaagtttacgtgTACAaggaagttttgatgtgatgaaaaagttaaaagtttgaagaaaaagctGGCAACTAAACAAAGCCTAAGtagtgggaactaaacaaggcctaaatagCGCACATAGAATGTAGGTTGTCGGCCCATGTCAGTGAGCAGTACTGCATATAGATCTCAATTGGCGCACATATCTTATctaattttcttttccttttcttgttaaaaatttttaatccggttttgaaaacttttaacttttttttgcgggaaaaagacttagatttaaaaacttttaactttaatatttgaaaacttttaaacttagatttaaaaactttcaagtcaagatataaaaaaatttcaactcagatttgaaaacaaTCATATAAAGATTTGAGATTTTCAATTCATATTGAGAAAATTCTCTACATATCCCTAAATTTTTTTGTAATATCTTGTATACTCCTGAATTTTGGCTCACCCCCTACATGACCttgagtttttattttgatCTCCTACATCCTtattccgttagttgaccgttagatttttctaaaataaccATATCATCCATTTCCCATACTTACATGCTATCTACTTCATATTTCACAATGTGAAAAATTGGaactcataaaaaaaatcaaatgaggCATAATTACTTATTGTAAAATTCGAAAAAGAATATTTAAATTGttgaataaatttattttttttaaaaaaatccatataTAAGAGTTTTAGCTAGAAATTATGaaccaaaattatttatttattgggtTCAAATTTTGTTGAAAACAATGTTTGAATTTCATAAAAgtcaattaaaaatttatttacaaattttagatttatttttaaaacttgTTGTCAAATAATTATATTCCCTTTGTTTTTCTACAAATAGATCTTTTATATAAGAATTGTGTTTTTATGATTAAACTAGCACATAAATATAAGAGAGGGGATAATATAGTCAATTTCAAAAACATTTAACAGTCAACTAACGGAATAGACATAGAAGAGATCAAAAtaaaaactcaggggtatatagGGAATAAGGCAAAATTCAGGGGCACATAAGGGATTGAACGAATTCTCGAGGATATATAGGGGATTTTCTCattcatatttgaaaactttcaaatcaagatttaaACTTTCagcttagatttgaaaactttcaagcaagatttgaatttttgagttgagagttttaaattttgatatgaaagttTTAAACTTTGAGTTCCAAATtctagttgaaagtttttaatagaaTGTTTTGAAATTTGATGTGAAAGATTTGAATTCTAAAGTAcattaaaaatttgcaaaaaaaaaaaacagcgtgCTAACACTATCTCTATTAGCTTAACATTAATCTCTGTTAGCGCTAAGCGTGGGAGGATCACTGCTGCTATGCTGCGGGTGTGGTGTGTGAGATGTTTTTATGGCATCTGCGTAAattaggggttgtttggttagTAGCTAACTTTGCCAAACCACAATTGAGGCAAGTTATGGCTCATAAATCCTTAGTCATATATTAGACAAGCTTAGTTAAAAAATTGGATTAATGACACGTGGGACCATATAGCTGAAAAGTGTGGTGGGTCACAGTTGTGGTAATGAACCGAACTATTGCCAAAAAGTTGTACATTAACTAACCTTAGACATAGCAAATTGAAGAtagcaaccaaacagcccctagaCCTGCTCATCAGAATACGCGTACAGAATATTGTTTACATTTTATTATTCcccccgtcctaaaataagtgtagttttgaaCTGTtcatgtctaacgtttgaccgtttgtcttatttaaattttttttagattaatatttttattgttactagatgataaaacatgaataatactttatgtgtgactaacttttaaaatttttttcataaatgttttaaataagacggacggtcaaacgttgaacatgggttctcacggctgcacttattttggaacggaggtagtatattgttttttaaaaaagacttCATAGCTCAAATTTaaccttgtattttttttgagtGATATACCTCACATTTATATAcattatctttttatttttaaaatctcataACTAATTGAATTGACAAAAATAAAACGATGGGATATTACCTCAAGCAACAAAATGGCACCTTCCCTCGTTAACAGCATTGATCATGCGACGGCTTGTAACTCTGGATCTTCTCCAGGGGAGACCACGACGCGTGCGGATTCGGTAGACCAGCCGCGACATCCGCTGTGCGACTTGTCCGACCACCGCACCGACGTctgcgacctcgccggcgacatccGCATGGACGCCAACGCCTcggcgttcgtcgtcgtcgtcgacccggcGGTCGGCGCGGACGGGCCGACGTACAAGGTCCGGCCGTACCCGCGGAAGGGCGACGCCACGAGCATGGGCCGCGTCACCGAGATCACGGTGCGCACGACCGCggcgggggcgccgccgccgcggtgcacGACGACGcacgcggcgccggcggtcgTGTTCTCGATCAGCGGGTACACGGGCAACCTGTTCCACGACTTCACCGACGTGATCGTCCCGCTGTACAACACCGCGGCGCGCTACTGCGGCGACGTGCAGCTCGTCGTGACGGACGGCAACGCGGCCACGCGGCGGTGGCTCGCCAGGTACGGCGCTGTCCTGCGCGGTCTGTCGCGCCACGTGCCGCTTGacctcgccgccgaggccgccgccggcggcggggaggtgcACTGCTTCGGGCACACCGTGGTCGGCctgcgcgcgcacggggagctCATCATCGACCGCGAACGCAGCCCGGACGGTCTCGGGATGCCGGACTTCACGCGGttcctccgccgcgcgctctcGCTGCCCCGCGACGCGCCCAcgcgccccggcggcggccacggcgacgcCACGAAGCCCCAACCCCGCCCGCGCCTTCTCATCATCTCCCGCCGCGGAACACGGCTTCTACTCAACACCGACGCCGTGGCGCGCGCCGCGGAGCAGGTCGGCTTCGAGGCCGTGGCAAGCGAGCTGGACATGGCCGGCGCGGACCACGACGACGTCGCGCGCGTGGCACGGCTCGTCAACTCGTTCGACGCGGTGGTGGGCGTGCACGGCGCCGGGCTGACGAACATGGTGTTCCTGCcacccggcgccgcggcggtgcaGATCGTGCCGTGGGGCGGTCTCCGGTGGCTGGCGCGGGCGGACTTCGgcgagccggcggtggcgatggggCTCAGGTACATCCAGtacgaggtcgccgccggcgagagcaCGCTCAAGGACAAGTACCCGCGAGACCACGAGATATTCACCAACCCGACGGCGCTGCACAAGAAGGGGTTCACGTTCATGAGGCACACGTTTCTGAACGGCCAGGACATCATCGTCGACATCGACCGCTTCAAGCCGGTGTTGCTCCGCGCACTCAACAGCCTCGCGCGCTAACCTAGGGTCTGTTTGGCAGAGCTCTAGCGCAAGTCTAATGGATGAGTCTAGGGTCCGTTCTGCATTCGGCCTAAGCACGCAAACGTGTTCGGTCTGGCCCACATGCGTCTTGCCCATCTTGAGACACTGTGCTAGAAAAAATTGACACAGAATTTACATAAAAAACTTTTAATATAGgaacattttatataaaaacatttcaatccaaatttgaattgaagtatACCCTTTTCTTCATGAACATACCcgaagaaagaaagaggagcACGTGGAATCACACAACGAGCATGTGCTCGAGTGCAGGGCATCATGTTGTTCGCTAATCAGCATTTTCAGCTTAATTAGCTGTTGTGCCCCTCCAATAATCTAATCTAAACACTATTATGTCTAAAAGTTAAACATCGTTATATGTTTGATAACAAGGTGAGTATATCATAAAATTTACAGcaaaaacatagtaaaataatATAACGCCATATCTTATGTCTCAAAATTAAAACTTTGCCGGTGCACTAGtcaatttaaatatttatagtCCATTAAGTTGTAATTGTAATGGTTCTACAATGCCACTTCAGTCATTCAGTGCCGCCTCCTGTCTCCAGAGACACCCACCCCATCTCCAGGCAGATACTACTGCCAAGAACCTGCTATTGATAGAGATGATAGTGATGATGACAATGACGTCATGCCTACCAAATTAGTAAAAGCTAAATTGGATATAAGAGGATGTTAGACAGGGAGTTAATTTCCAATGCATCTTTACTTAGTTCGCATCACTGCATGGTTCGTGCTGTTCAACGTCTAATTGAATTTAACCCATCTCTATGTTTTCTGACTGTGCCGCCATAACTGCAAACATGTTCAGTTTCCTATGGCATCAAGAGTGGAAGAGCCGAAGAGGCTCCTCTGACGAAAAGGTAGAGGGACATGGTCACTTACGTGTGGGGCCATGAAGGTGGCCCCAACTTGTCAGCGACCCACGTCCCCTCTGACGTTACGTCGGAGGAACTCCGTCCCATCAAGAGTACAATAGCTACCACTGCTCCGTGTAAGGCATGAGAACGCTCGcattcaaaaattaaaaaaaagtaatcaaCAATTTCTCGGAGGCCAATGATCCGTTGAGGGATTTTATTTCTTTGTTTTGAGGGGTTTTGcatcgccccccccccctcctctttTTCTTGGCCATTGGTCTACAACATATatcctagtggttgcagtgacttGAGTAGCACCTCAAGGtactgagttcaaatctctataggagcgaatttcaaattgggttatttgagggctaagttacatatttgataggctaagtttctaatttaaaatggctgcatatatccggttggatatagaggtcgagtaaaaaaaatacccttctctaagaaaaaaaattggtctACAACATGTAACTTGCGTTTTTGTTGGTTCAATTTATAGGTTGGGAGACCAAGAAACTAAACTAGTTGGGTTATTGATTTGGTTAGtgaattatataaaaaaaggagCTACAAATCTGATATTGCTATCTTTTTCCTTGAATAATACTCCTAGCAAGAATTATTCAATATTGTGCACAATAAACATGTAAATCGGGTTTAATTCATACTCCCACCGGTTTATAATGCATGatactgttttttttaacaCATATATGTTTAATCATTTATCTTATCCGATATTTTGtgcaaacattaaaaaaaagacacgCTTTAAGAACCTTCCAGGATAAATCAAGTTacaacaaaatatataaatgttaattacatttttttaaaataaaataaatggtcaaacatatctTACAAAGTCAaaaccatctatctatctatctatctatctatctatcttctattatatactaaaagtccattaaacttcctacaaacgctcctaatcCACCACGTGGCACCCCTACAAACGCTCTAAAATTGACATGTGGCGTTTTATTAGACGGGAAACATCTAACCctctatttttatttaaactGATGGATCATTGTTTTACactattagattagattaaaaacAATAGTTTatcctttcctctcctctccctgcaCGTACATGCTCCTCCCACCCTCCCACGTACACGTACATACTCCTCCCTCCCTCACACATATGTATGTAGGTAGTCCGTACGTACCCCACCCTTTTTACTcttccttttatttattttacctAGGATGCccatatagtatttttatattacTTTTTTACGCTATTGACTTTTGACCATATGTTTGATTATTCATCTTACTAATAACGTACGtacttatcatttattttattatgattttaCATTGATGACTTATGTTGGCTATATTTTGGCATAGAATACATTGCGACAGAGGACATTGACATGCATTAATTAATTCCATAacaatttttcaaaaataatcacATCATGCTATATAATTTATGATATCAAATATTACTTAACAAATATACAACGGTAATTTGAACTAATGTATAAATGCAAACCACGCAATTtagttgtgtttttttaaaagtagatccgatttaaaatttaatttgtgtGAGATTaacattctcaaatcattttggAATTTTTCGAAACTATTTGGTTGGTATTTCAATAGTAATAAGCCTACATTATATATAGATCTGAAGAAAATTCACCAAAACATTTTCAACCAGTAAAATATATATCATTGGttttttatcatatattttaatCATTGTTTAAATGATACGAAAAAAAGTCAGAATATAATCCAAAAATAGCATACTTATTTTAGAAGTTGAAATATAGTTAATAGTCCAACGACATAAGTCAATAAAAAGtagatatttattttaaaagattATAATAAATTAGGGTTCTTAACTAATATATGATGTAAACAGGAGAGACAATAGGAGGGGAGAGGGCATGAATGAGGGTGGAGGGAGTGGATGGCTTGGCGATGTTGTACGTATGTATTTGTTAGATGGTATTTAAAGGTCTTTTAGTATATGGTACATAGAGAATTAGAGATATGTGTCGGTGGCTATGTGCTTCTATTCCATACCTTCCGGGtatgaaaaaaattgtatgTTTTCTCTGTTCACAAACCACTAAAAATATCTTATCATCCCTatatatgaacattaacttgCAATAAACATATTGCCATGTATATATTCACTTGAAGAATTAAGTTTGGAATCCATTTATATGTTATGGTACACCGAGACATGAAAACAAAGATTAACTAAACTTGATCGAAACTGTAAACACTACTACAATGGAATACATGGCAACCTCCATGTCTCAGCATCTATACAAGTTTTACAACCAAGCAACATGATGACTTGGTGCAAGAAAACAATTATCACCAAACAATTGTCATCTACAAGACATAgacaaattttagaattatttttttggaCTTTGGAACCCAAGAATTTTCTTGCGCAAACTAGAATGAGAGAGAAAGTGAAGCAGGGAGAGAGTGAGTAGACCAGTCTTAATGAGATAAGAATAATGCATCAATAGAGGATGATAGGAGTCGTATTGAGTCTAGCTAGACCTTGCTTTATTGTCGCCATAGGGCATATGGAGTAGAAGGTGCAAGTAGATTGTATAGTGACCAAGCAAATTCCATGCTAGAAATGAAAAAAGCATTCAAATAATTTATCCGATCTTTGAAACACATATTTTCTACGGTCTTTTAGAACTTCATAGAATATTTAATAATTATGACAAGTGGATAGACATTATTGGCTTCAGATAAATGATTATAAAATCTAATTGTACTTTATTCATGCCAAGTGCAGACTAGctaaacaaaatatttgtgGGTTGGTTACTTTCGAGTACATAATTCCTAATATTTAActacaaattttataaaaaatgaaatcaTGGGAACAATCATAAAAAATCGCAGTCCAAAAATAATGATATGTTCATAGTTATATTTATCCATCCAATTATGTTCTCGCTAGCTTCGCTCACTTGCATGAAATTATCCCATATAGGTTGTCTCCTACATTGCACAATAGAATTGGACTCTACAAGAATGGGTATTTAACATAGTTCTGAATCCCCTCAATCCATGAATAAATAAACAACGAAAACCTATTTTAGTATTAGATGTTTATACAAAAGTCGActcatatttttaaaaaggtTGACATGTAAGGTATCACGCTCTGTCACTATTCTATCATCTCAAAAAATTTGATGTTAAAATaagattatataaaataaaatagaaaatacaaaATGTCAATAGGGAGTAAAGTGAACTAATTATAGAAAAACTTATAAAATTCGTAGAAAAAAATAGGTTCTTAGCTTTCACTTAAACTACAACACCCATTAACATAAGCATTGCATCATTTTTGAGTTCTTAGATGATTACATTTAAGTGTGTGATAAGTATGCAACAAAAAGCTAACTAATTAGAGGGCACTAGCTTTATTGTGCAAATAGAACATGTTTATTAAACAATAATGGCTTTggaatatttttagaaaaaatagaacccttaaacAATCAATTATGAAAAGTTTTTAGTAAAAATTCAAGCAATATCAAATAAAGTGCCCGTTCAACCGCGCGGGCTACTTTCCTAGTTATATATTAAAACTTGCGACAATTTTGTCTCCCCAAAATGTTTAAATTGTTGATCGCGGATCGTCTCCAGATTGTAAAACTACAAACAACAAGGTTGCATggcattttttatttattacaaACGAGTGACATAGTTATTGTTACTATAGTAACTATAATTACACTCCTATAGtcctattatctaaaaaagttttcaaaaaaaaaactgttgaaCATTCATTAGCTACTCCAATTACTAACTTGTCTTAGAAAAGTTGTGCATGCATGGATAGCTAGCCCACAATGGAAATTGCTACTTATACGACCCAATCGTTTGACTCACGTACAACTGAATTTGATTAATAATTACAAATGTCTGCAATGTATATGAATAGCCTCTCCTTTGAT
This genomic window from Oryza sativa Japonica Group chromosome 12, ASM3414082v1 contains:
- the LOC4351859 gene encoding alpha-1,3-arabinosyltransferase XAT2-like, with amino-acid sequence MKGGGGGLWRPRVESRGTFRRRLLTVTAGCFLFFIVFLLSSRHDAIVLLDTRLGVGRPTAASLRSPAAADTLPDAGSAGRRNHEAPSSPAFSSGVRETVTGVETNDDGAERGAEPAERDNAAPAAAAAISGGDQEAQPGTAAVDAAPGHDKSLRTAAATGTSPPRHEQPGETTTRADSVDQPRHPLCDLSDHRTDVCDLAGDIRMDANASAFVVVVDPAVGADGPTYKVRPYPRKGDATSMGRVTEITVRTTAAGAPPPRCTTTHAAPAVVFSISGYTGNLFHDFTDVIVPLYNTAARYCGDVQLVVTDGNAATRRWLARYGAVLRGLSRHVPLDLAAEAAAGGGEVHCFGHTVVGLRAHGELIIDRERSPDGLGMPDFTRFLRRALSLPRDAPTRPGGGHGDATKPQPRPRLLIISRRGTRLLLNTDAVARAAEQVGFEAVASELDMAGADHDDVARVARLVNSFDAVVGVHGAGLTNMVFLPPGAAAVQIVPWGGLRWLARADFGEPAVAMGLRYIQYEVAAGESTLKDKYPRDHEIFTNPTALHKKGFTFMRHTFLNGQDIIVDIDRFKPVLLRALNSLAR